One segment of Paraburkholderia sp. PGU19 DNA contains the following:
- a CDS encoding DUF1479 domain-containing protein, with protein MALEIDDLPGAIRQAKKELRAALPNYREVFAEVEKAIGEEAKRITSERDRGENVIPEIQFSDIAGQRVTAGQIALVKARGACVIRNVFPRELVQGWDEDIADYVERNNLDKRLENRAEDKYFGQLASSKPQIYGVYWSKPQVLARQSESLTAARVFLNKLWRNESDGRVHFDPEHVPVYADRLRRRPPGSASLGLSAHCDGGSVERWIESNFRKVYRHVFAGNWRDYDAFDAAFRPDVEEIVSPAVCSMFRTFQGWTALTPQGPGDGTLQLVPIANSMVYILLRALQDDVADDDLCGAMPGRALSIKPEFHAPLFEALSSIPKMEAGDTVFWHSDVIHAVEDEHKGAGYSNVMYIASVPACAKNDAYLKRQLPSFLKGESPPDFPTDHFEVDFTGRATPDDLTPLGKAQLGFDL; from the coding sequence ATGGCGCTGGAAATCGATGACTTGCCGGGTGCAATCCGGCAGGCAAAAAAGGAGCTGCGCGCGGCATTGCCGAACTACCGGGAGGTCTTTGCCGAAGTCGAGAAAGCGATCGGCGAAGAGGCGAAGCGGATTACCAGTGAGCGCGATCGTGGGGAAAACGTCATTCCCGAGATTCAGTTCTCCGACATCGCCGGACAACGTGTTACTGCCGGGCAGATCGCACTCGTCAAGGCACGCGGCGCGTGTGTGATTCGTAATGTCTTCCCCCGCGAGTTGGTACAGGGCTGGGACGAAGATATCGCCGACTACGTGGAGCGGAACAATCTCGACAAGCGCCTCGAAAACCGCGCCGAAGACAAATATTTTGGCCAGTTGGCCTCGAGCAAGCCGCAGATCTACGGCGTGTACTGGTCGAAACCACAAGTGCTGGCCCGTCAGTCGGAATCGCTGACGGCGGCACGCGTCTTCCTTAACAAACTCTGGCGAAACGAGAGCGACGGACGCGTTCACTTCGATCCGGAGCATGTACCTGTCTATGCCGACCGTCTGCGTCGGCGGCCGCCTGGCTCGGCGTCGCTCGGCCTGTCGGCGCATTGCGACGGCGGGTCGGTCGAGCGTTGGATCGAGAGCAATTTTCGCAAGGTGTACCGCCACGTGTTTGCCGGCAACTGGCGTGATTACGATGCGTTCGACGCCGCTTTCCGCCCTGACGTAGAAGAGATCGTATCGCCCGCCGTCTGCTCGATGTTCCGCACTTTCCAGGGCTGGACAGCCTTGACGCCGCAGGGACCCGGCGACGGCACGCTGCAACTCGTACCCATCGCCAATTCGATGGTGTACATCCTGCTGCGCGCACTTCAGGACGACGTCGCCGACGACGACCTGTGCGGAGCCATGCCCGGGCGGGCACTCTCGATCAAGCCGGAATTTCATGCGCCATTGTTCGAGGCGTTGTCGTCCATTCCCAAAATGGAAGCGGGTGATACGGTGTTCTGGCACAGCGACGTCATTCATGCCGTCGAAGACGAGCATAAGGGCGCGGGTTACAGCAACGTGATGTATATCGCCTCGGTGCCGGCGTGCGCCAAAAACGATGCGTATCTCAAGCGTCAGCTGCCGAGCTTCCTGAAAGGCGAAAGCCCGCCTGATTTTCCCACTGACCACTTTGAAGTCGATTTCACCGGCCGTGCGACACCCGACGACCTGACGCCTCTTGGCAAGGCACAACTCGGGTTTGATCTGTAG
- a CDS encoding NAD(P)H-dependent oxidoreductase, translating into MNVLLVYAHPEPRSLNGALKDFAVARLEASGHAVQVSDLYAMNWKASLDANDSVTPPIGERFDPSLDSKHAFENGLQSEDIALEQQKLLWADAVILQFPLWWFSMPAILKGWVERVYAYGFAYGVGEHSDARWGDRYGEGTLAGKRAMLIVTTGGWESHYGPRGINGPIDDILFPIHHGILYYPGFDVLPPFVIYQTGKMNEARYTAARETLGQRLDNLWTVPPIPFHPQNAGAYEIPALTLRDDIAPGKAGFAAHLG; encoded by the coding sequence ATGAATGTATTACTCGTCTATGCTCACCCCGAACCGCGCTCGCTGAACGGCGCATTGAAGGACTTCGCGGTCGCACGTCTGGAGGCGAGCGGACACGCCGTGCAGGTGTCGGATCTGTACGCCATGAACTGGAAGGCTTCGCTCGATGCAAACGACAGCGTGACCCCGCCCATCGGCGAACGCTTCGACCCAAGCCTCGATTCGAAGCACGCGTTCGAAAACGGCTTGCAAAGCGAGGACATCGCGCTGGAACAGCAAAAGCTGTTATGGGCTGACGCGGTGATCCTGCAATTTCCGCTGTGGTGGTTCTCGATGCCCGCGATCCTGAAAGGCTGGGTCGAGCGCGTGTATGCGTACGGCTTCGCGTATGGTGTCGGCGAGCATTCCGACGCGCGCTGGGGTGATCGCTATGGCGAAGGCACGCTGGCAGGCAAGCGCGCGATGCTGATCGTGACGACGGGCGGCTGGGAATCACACTATGGCCCGCGCGGCATCAACGGCCCGATCGACGATATCCTGTTCCCGATTCATCACGGGATTCTGTACTACCCGGGCTTCGACGTGCTGCCGCCGTTCGTGATCTATCAGACCGGCAAGATGAACGAAGCTCGATACACGGCCGCTCGCGAGACGCTCGGGCAACGTCTGGACAATCTATGGACGGTGCCGCCCATTCCATTTCATCCGCAGAATGCGGGAGCATACGAGATTCCCGCCCTCACGTTACGCGACGATATCGCCCCCGGCAAAGCGGGATTCGCCGCGCATCTCGGATGA
- a CDS encoding OmpW family outer membrane protein encodes MRPYRAIALAAALLTGSAAHAQSAGSFVANVGWFHLAPQSSSQPFSINALGSTMTASGSGASVDGADTVGFTATYFITDHIAAEGVFGVPPKFTLSGTGTLAGLGELGKAYEWSPTLLLKYYFNDAQSHFRPYLGAGVAYVWYSGVKLSSAMSSGAFLYSSTYGTALEGQTSAKLSSSFAPVINAGFTYNFDKHWSAGVSLSYMWLSTRATLTTHSSVGTVTSTSKLHVDPIVSFVSVGYRF; translated from the coding sequence ATGAGGCCATACCGGGCTATCGCCCTTGCGGCCGCGTTGCTGACGGGCTCGGCCGCGCATGCGCAGAGCGCGGGCAGTTTCGTGGCGAATGTCGGCTGGTTCCATCTCGCGCCGCAGTCGTCGAGTCAACCGTTCAGCATCAATGCGCTTGGCTCGACGATGACCGCGAGCGGGTCGGGCGCGAGTGTTGACGGCGCCGATACCGTGGGGTTCACGGCGACGTATTTCATCACCGATCACATCGCGGCAGAAGGCGTGTTCGGCGTGCCGCCGAAATTCACGCTGTCGGGCACGGGCACGCTCGCGGGACTCGGCGAACTGGGCAAGGCGTATGAGTGGAGCCCGACGCTATTGCTGAAGTATTACTTCAACGATGCGCAAAGCCATTTCCGTCCGTACCTCGGCGCGGGCGTGGCCTATGTCTGGTATAGCGGCGTGAAACTCAGTTCGGCGATGTCGAGCGGCGCGTTTCTTTACTCTTCGACGTATGGCACCGCGCTCGAAGGGCAGACATCGGCGAAATTGAGCAGTTCGTTTGCGCCCGTCATCAACGCGGGCTTCACGTACAACTTCGACAAGCACTGGTCGGCGGGCGTGTCGCTGTCATATATGTGGCTATCGACGCGCGCAACGCTGACGACGCATTCGAGCGTCGGCACGGTGACGAGCACGTCGAAACTCCACGTTGACCCTATCGTTTCATTTGTATCGGTCGGGTATCGTTTCTGA
- a CDS encoding LysR family transcriptional regulator, producing the protein MSGIAMNNLRRLDLNLLVTLDALLSEHNVTRAAERLNFSQPSVSVHLAKLREIFGDPLLLPGPRGMRPTARADELREPLREALDALEHVMSPAKAFDPATATQTWRVAATDYSESTVLLPALKALRSAAPGTRLSVVEMVPPRIAKQAERGEIDLAFHTSDESPLGMHRRVLFTERYVLAARVDHPRLKRRPTPAQFSKLEHVIVSPDGGGFRGVTDEALGQLGLTRRVVLSVPHFLFMLSVLASTDLVAMVPERLVRYMSALQIFNPPVDIPGYEMGMLWHERCHRDPAHRWLREQIANAA; encoded by the coding sequence ATGTCCGGTATTGCGATGAATAATCTCAGACGGTTGGACCTGAATCTGCTGGTCACACTCGACGCGCTCCTCTCCGAACATAACGTGACGCGAGCAGCGGAGCGACTGAACTTCTCTCAACCTTCGGTGAGCGTGCATCTGGCAAAGCTGCGCGAGATCTTTGGCGATCCGCTATTGCTGCCCGGTCCGCGAGGCATGCGGCCCACCGCGCGAGCGGACGAGCTGCGAGAGCCTTTGCGCGAAGCGCTCGATGCGCTGGAGCATGTCATGTCGCCTGCGAAGGCATTCGACCCGGCCACGGCGACGCAAACATGGCGAGTGGCAGCGACGGACTACAGCGAGTCGACGGTGCTGCTACCCGCGTTGAAGGCGTTACGCTCGGCAGCACCGGGCACGCGGCTTTCCGTGGTCGAGATGGTGCCGCCACGCATCGCGAAGCAGGCGGAACGAGGGGAGATCGACCTCGCCTTTCATACCAGTGACGAGTCGCCATTGGGCATGCATCGGCGGGTGCTGTTCACGGAGCGTTATGTGCTGGCCGCCCGCGTAGACCATCCGCGGCTGAAACGTCGGCCGACGCCTGCGCAATTCTCCAAACTGGAGCATGTAATCGTTTCCCCAGACGGTGGCGGGTTTCGCGGCGTCACGGATGAAGCGCTGGGGCAACTGGGGCTCACGCGGCGTGTGGTGCTGTCCGTTCCGCACTTTCTGTTCATGCTGTCCGTGCTGGCGAGCACGGATCTCGTCGCGATGGTGCCCGAGCGGCTGGTTCGGTACATGAGTGCATTGCAGATCTTCAATCCGCCTGTCGATATACCCGGCTATGAAATGGGCATGCTATGGCATGAGCGATGTCATCGTGACCCGGCGCATCGCTGGCTGCGCGAGCAGATCGCCAATGCTGCGTGA
- a CDS encoding enterotoxin translates to MHAGPPVFQAQNDCYAFGNGAIALHWTIADRSLCGVSLADRAHGRTLAMDAPFVLTFSDGRTLDAASLRLVAPLRDEALPANPDALRKAERIAGKRVIATLVDSEQRLRIEWSVEQREGARYLRQHLSITALLQDEPIASVSLLHARALHAKKAGDLAAVPVVEGNLYLGFELPMSESEVRDGVARFSISRALPLEKGKTLAYSTVAGVFREGQLRRDFAAYIERERARPYRPFLHYNSWYDIGFLTTYTQDQAIERIHAVGQELHEKRGVQLDSFLFDDGWDDYSGNWSFSRAFPDGFLPLKDAAARYGAEPGVWLSPWGGYGPPRTERVTRGRAAGYETIGDGFALSGPTYYRRFHEVAMDLLTRHGVNHFKLDGTGNANRVVPGSRFNSDWDAAVELIEAMRRVKRDVFVNLSTGTQASPFWLRHVDSIWRDGADYGFAGTGSDRECWITYRDAQTYRNVVCRSPLFPLNSLMLHGIIYAQENTRLNTDPGHAFSHEVQSYFGSGTQLQELYVTPSLLDERDWDVLAQAARWARANADVLSDCHWIGGAPDELEVYGWAAWTPSKAIVTLRNPDDRANDFVLDLRAHLELPGGHDGEFSARFPFVDRNANVPTLWDTEHPQTIRLDPFQVLTIELSPVLAGAL, encoded by the coding sequence ATGCACGCGGGCCCACCCGTTTTTCAGGCGCAAAACGATTGCTACGCGTTCGGCAATGGCGCGATTGCACTGCACTGGACGATTGCTGACCGTTCTCTGTGCGGTGTTTCCCTTGCGGATCGCGCGCACGGCCGCACGTTGGCTATGGACGCTCCGTTCGTTCTCACGTTTTCCGATGGACGCACGCTCGACGCAGCCAGTTTGCGGCTCGTCGCGCCATTGCGCGACGAAGCACTGCCTGCCAATCCGGATGCGCTGCGCAAAGCCGAACGAATTGCTGGCAAACGCGTGATTGCCACGCTCGTTGATAGCGAGCAACGTTTGCGCATCGAATGGAGCGTGGAGCAGCGCGAGGGCGCGCGCTATCTTCGTCAGCATCTGTCGATTACGGCGCTCTTGCAGGACGAACCTATCGCGTCTGTTTCGCTGTTGCATGCACGGGCGCTTCATGCAAAAAAAGCCGGCGACCTTGCAGCAGTGCCGGTTGTCGAGGGCAATCTCTATCTGGGCTTCGAGCTTCCGATGTCGGAAAGCGAAGTGCGCGACGGCGTCGCCCGCTTCAGCATAAGCCGCGCACTGCCGCTCGAAAAAGGAAAGACACTCGCTTATTCGACCGTTGCCGGCGTGTTTCGCGAAGGCCAGTTGCGGCGCGATTTCGCAGCCTATATCGAGCGCGAACGGGCGCGTCCCTACCGTCCGTTTCTGCACTACAACTCCTGGTACGACATTGGCTTTCTGACGACGTACACGCAGGATCAGGCCATCGAACGCATTCACGCTGTCGGCCAGGAACTGCACGAAAAGCGCGGCGTGCAACTCGACTCCTTCCTGTTCGACGATGGCTGGGACGACTACAGCGGCAACTGGTCATTCAGCCGTGCGTTTCCCGATGGCTTCCTGCCTTTGAAAGACGCCGCCGCGCGATATGGCGCCGAGCCGGGCGTCTGGTTGTCGCCGTGGGGCGGCTACGGCCCGCCGCGAACCGAACGCGTGACGCGTGGCCGCGCCGCCGGATACGAAACCATCGGCGACGGTTTCGCGCTCTCGGGCCCGACGTACTATCGCCGCTTCCATGAAGTTGCGATGGACCTGCTCACGCGACACGGCGTCAATCACTTCAAGCTCGACGGCACCGGAAACGCGAACAGGGTCGTGCCCGGCAGCCGCTTCAACAGCGATTGGGATGCGGCTGTCGAACTCATCGAAGCAATGCGCCGCGTCAAGCGCGATGTGTTCGTCAATCTGTCGACAGGCACGCAAGCGTCGCCGTTCTGGCTGCGCCATGTCGATTCGATCTGGCGCGATGGCGCGGACTATGGTTTTGCGGGCACGGGCAGCGATCGGGAATGCTGGATCACGTATCGCGATGCGCAAACGTATCGCAATGTCGTGTGTCGTAGTCCGCTGTTCCCACTCAATTCGCTGATGCTTCACGGCATCATCTACGCGCAGGAAAATACCCGCCTCAATACCGATCCCGGTCACGCGTTTTCCCATGAAGTGCAATCGTACTTCGGCAGCGGTACGCAATTGCAGGAACTGTATGTCACGCCGTCGTTACTCGATGAGCGCGACTGGGACGTGCTCGCGCAGGCGGCCCGCTGGGCGCGCGCCAATGCCGACGTGCTGAGCGATTGCCACTGGATCGGCGGCGCGCCGGATGAGCTTGAAGTCTATGGATGGGCCGCGTGGACGCCATCGAAGGCGATCGTCACGCTGCGCAATCCGGATGATCGCGCGAATGATTTCGTGCTCGATCTGAGAGCGCATCTCGAACTGCCGGGTGGCCATGACGGCGAATTCTCCGCGCGCTTTCCGTTTGTCGACCGCAACGCGAACGTGCCGACGCTATGGGACACTGAGCACCCGCAAACGATCCGCCTCGATCCATTTCAGGTTCTGACGATTGAATTGTCGCCAGTATTAGCTGGCGCCCTATGA
- a CDS encoding helix-turn-helix domain-containing protein, which translates to MKPAYEHVEFGEDCSVRVYHRRLPRIPFEWHHHPEYELTLTMNSQGKRYIGDSVNDYEAEDLVLVPPDLPHTWASNKSVEASAPQVAIVIWFDGDWARRMADCCREYEPLRKLLRRAACGLAFEPPAGEWMRGRLEPLLSNVARERLSAALDILCTLADAPGHPLASPSAFNQANTGPSGHEPERINRVLSMIDARFAEPLRLSELCAAASLSERTLTRYFVQHIGESVGRYIARVRIGHACRMLADTSLPVAVIAARSGFSNVANFNRQFKAAKQTTPAEYRRQFLTAGSADQDARAHLTERSPSLQRKRKSSGGNSREAETR; encoded by the coding sequence ATGAAACCAGCCTACGAACACGTCGAGTTCGGCGAGGACTGTTCGGTCCGGGTTTACCATCGGCGGCTCCCGCGTATTCCGTTCGAATGGCACCACCATCCGGAGTACGAGTTAACGCTAACAATGAACAGCCAGGGCAAGCGCTACATCGGCGACTCGGTCAACGACTATGAAGCCGAGGATCTCGTCCTCGTTCCGCCGGATTTGCCGCATACGTGGGCATCGAACAAATCGGTCGAAGCGTCCGCGCCGCAGGTCGCCATTGTGATCTGGTTCGACGGTGATTGGGCGCGGCGTATGGCGGATTGCTGCCGTGAATATGAACCGCTGCGTAAGCTTTTGCGCAGGGCCGCGTGCGGGCTGGCATTCGAACCCCCTGCGGGTGAATGGATGCGCGGCCGTCTGGAGCCATTGCTGTCGAACGTAGCGCGCGAACGCCTGAGTGCGGCGCTCGACATTCTGTGCACGCTCGCCGACGCGCCGGGCCACCCGCTCGCCTCACCGAGCGCCTTCAATCAGGCGAACACGGGACCATCTGGCCATGAGCCCGAGCGGATCAACCGTGTGCTTTCGATGATCGACGCGCGCTTTGCCGAACCGCTGCGGCTATCAGAGCTCTGTGCGGCGGCGAGCCTGTCGGAACGCACGCTCACACGTTACTTTGTCCAGCATATTGGTGAGAGCGTCGGGCGGTATATCGCCCGCGTTCGCATTGGGCACGCGTGCCGGATGCTGGCCGACACGTCCCTACCCGTCGCCGTCATCGCTGCCCGCTCGGGGTTTTCGAACGTCGCCAATTTCAACCGGCAGTTCAAGGCGGCGAAGCAAACGACACCCGCCGAATATCGACGGCAGTTCCTGACTGCAGGTTCTGCCGATCAGGACGCGCGAGCACACTTAACCGAACGCTCTCCTTCATTGCAAAGGAAACGGAAATCATCCGGCGGCAATAGCCGTGAAGCGGAAACGCGTTAG
- a CDS encoding beta-galactosidase → MKKRASMQEENAAGPNGPHVFSFAANGDGFLLDGKPFQIRSGELHPARIPVEYWRHRIQMAKAMGMNTIALYVMWNYHELTEGTFDFHTGNRDIEAFIRLCQAENMWVLFRPGPYVCAEWDLGGIPSWLLKHADIRLRTDRATDPRYMHACERYINELLPRVKPLMAESGGPILMIQIENEFGSFDSNSTYLEELRQIWIRGGIHGPFYTEDGLVQLQQNRSYVAGGAIALSNGNAAQIEAVRKAFPSVPAMAGEVYPGWLTHWGERAFQGTSVDLSATLDELMRKNLSFDLYVIHGGTSFGFYAGANVDADSGEYQPDITSYDYAAPVSEQGVATKRYMQYRSIIAGYLSTPLPPVPSPIKTIPVKDVTGTRRLMPQRYASIWDNLPGALPSAQTMHPQPFEMYGQAFGFVLYRKKLVGYESGSLDIANVHDYATVFVDDQYVGSVSRAHVPEERALPLKVVHREPLALPSGSSVPDDARVLEILVEGMGRVNYGHSIIDRKGIIDPVVVHHASGAREVLTGWEVVLLPMDDSFVDNLRPHCSKPDKVGLFFIATLSIDAMGDVYFDMSEWTKGIVWVNGHNLGRYWNIGPQRRLYCPAPWLKPGENTVLIFDQHQLDAKPVSLASTLS, encoded by the coding sequence ATGAAAAAGCGAGCGTCCATGCAAGAAGAAAACGCGGCCGGGCCGAATGGTCCGCACGTCTTTAGCTTTGCTGCGAATGGCGATGGCTTTCTGCTCGATGGCAAGCCATTTCAGATCCGAAGCGGTGAATTGCACCCCGCGCGCATTCCTGTTGAATACTGGCGGCATCGCATCCAGATGGCGAAGGCAATGGGGATGAACACCATTGCGTTGTATGTGATGTGGAATTATCACGAGCTAACCGAAGGTACGTTCGACTTTCACACGGGCAATCGCGACATCGAGGCATTCATCCGTCTTTGCCAGGCGGAGAACATGTGGGTGCTATTCAGGCCCGGTCCTTATGTGTGCGCGGAGTGGGATCTCGGCGGTATTCCATCCTGGTTGTTGAAGCATGCGGATATCAGGCTGCGCACGGATCGCGCTACTGATCCGCGCTACATGCATGCCTGCGAGCGTTACATCAACGAACTCTTGCCGCGCGTTAAACCCTTGATGGCGGAAAGTGGCGGCCCGATTCTGATGATCCAGATCGAGAATGAGTTTGGATCATTCGACAGCAATTCCACGTATCTGGAGGAGTTAAGGCAGATCTGGATTCGTGGCGGAATCCATGGACCGTTCTATACAGAAGACGGTCTTGTTCAATTGCAGCAGAACCGCTCGTATGTCGCCGGTGGCGCGATTGCATTGAGCAACGGGAACGCGGCGCAGATCGAAGCCGTGCGCAAAGCGTTTCCGTCCGTGCCGGCGATGGCAGGAGAGGTATATCCAGGTTGGCTCACGCACTGGGGCGAGCGTGCATTTCAAGGCACCTCAGTCGATCTTTCCGCGACGCTCGATGAATTGATGCGCAAGAACCTGTCGTTCGATCTCTATGTGATTCATGGCGGGACGAGTTTTGGCTTCTATGCGGGTGCGAACGTGGATGCGGACTCGGGCGAGTATCAACCCGACATCACGAGCTACGACTATGCCGCGCCTGTCAGCGAGCAAGGCGTGGCCACAAAGCGCTATATGCAGTACCGCAGCATCATAGCCGGATACCTGTCGACGCCTTTGCCGCCAGTGCCTTCGCCCATTAAAACAATTCCCGTGAAGGACGTGACCGGGACTCGCCGGTTGATGCCGCAACGCTATGCGTCTATCTGGGACAACCTTCCTGGTGCACTTCCTTCCGCGCAAACAATGCATCCGCAGCCATTCGAAATGTACGGTCAGGCGTTTGGTTTTGTGCTGTATCGGAAGAAACTTGTGGGCTATGAAAGCGGTTCGCTGGATATAGCCAATGTTCACGACTACGCGACCGTTTTCGTCGACGATCAATACGTCGGCAGTGTGTCGCGCGCGCATGTGCCGGAAGAACGCGCGTTGCCGCTGAAAGTAGTGCATCGCGAGCCGCTTGCGCTGCCCAGTGGCTCGTCAGTTCCGGATGATGCCCGAGTGCTGGAGATTCTTGTCGAAGGCATGGGGCGCGTGAATTACGGGCATTCGATAATCGATCGAAAGGGCATTATCGATCCCGTCGTCGTGCATCATGCGTCGGGCGCGCGCGAGGTTCTGACAGGATGGGAAGTCGTGCTCTTGCCAATGGATGACTCGTTCGTCGACAACTTGCGCCCGCATTGTTCAAAGCCGGATAAAGTCGGCCTCTTCTTCATTGCGACACTTTCAATCGATGCAATGGGTGACGTCTATTTCGACATGAGCGAATGGACCAAAGGCATCGTCTGGGTCAACGGGCATAATCTCGGCCGCTACTGGAATATCGGCCCGCAGAGGCGGCTCTATTGCCCGGCTCCATGGCTCAAGCCAGGCGAAAATACAGTGTTGATCTTCGATCAGCATCAGTTAGACGCCAAGCCGGTCAGTCTGGCATCGACTCTCTCATAG
- a CDS encoding ABC transporter substrate-binding protein → MKRSLTSVATAAALLIAGTHAVLAAEQLSVLHWWTSGGESKAIRVLKDDMSKQGYEWKDFAIAGGAGAAAMTALKTQVISGNAPSAAQIKGPLIQDWAEQGSLVTIDQAATDWKAHMPARIDSDVKAGGHYVAAPFSVHRINWLWINKADLDKVGGTPPTTWPEFFALADKFRAAGITPVAHGGQPWQDMTIWEAVVLSQGADFYRKALIDLDQKTLTSPQMVQVFETVQKIRTYFDKGYHGRDWNLATAMVISGSGGMQFMGDWAKGEFTNANKKADVDYICAAAPGTSNAYTYTADTFVFYQQNGKKDATPGQIALAKTIMSVDFQQQFSLYKGSIPVRLDVPMDKFDSCAKKSRADEQATIQSGGFLPSLAFGELQSPVTAGAITDVVTNFMNSNEDAKEGVRKLAAAAKVK, encoded by the coding sequence ATGAAACGATCACTGACATCGGTGGCGACGGCTGCCGCGCTGCTTATCGCCGGTACACATGCGGTACTGGCCGCCGAACAGCTTTCGGTGTTGCACTGGTGGACCTCTGGCGGCGAATCGAAAGCAATCCGGGTGCTCAAGGACGACATGAGCAAACAGGGCTACGAGTGGAAAGACTTCGCTATCGCGGGAGGCGCGGGTGCGGCGGCCATGACGGCGCTGAAGACGCAGGTTATCTCGGGTAACGCACCGTCGGCCGCGCAGATCAAGGGGCCGCTGATTCAGGACTGGGCGGAGCAGGGGTCGCTGGTCACGATCGATCAGGCCGCGACTGATTGGAAAGCGCATATGCCTGCGCGAATAGACAGTGACGTGAAGGCGGGCGGGCACTATGTGGCTGCACCTTTTTCCGTCCATCGCATCAACTGGCTGTGGATCAACAAAGCGGACCTGGACAAGGTTGGAGGTACGCCGCCCACGACATGGCCGGAGTTCTTTGCGCTTGCCGACAAGTTTCGCGCTGCGGGCATCACGCCTGTCGCGCATGGCGGTCAACCCTGGCAGGATATGACCATCTGGGAGGCAGTCGTGCTGTCACAGGGCGCGGACTTCTATCGCAAAGCGCTCATCGATCTCGATCAGAAAACGCTGACTTCGCCGCAGATGGTGCAGGTGTTCGAGACGGTCCAGAAGATCCGCACTTACTTCGATAAGGGCTACCACGGCCGCGACTGGAATCTCGCGACGGCGATGGTGATTTCCGGCTCGGGCGGCATGCAGTTCATGGGCGATTGGGCAAAGGGCGAGTTCACCAACGCGAACAAGAAGGCGGATGTCGACTATATCTGCGCGGCGGCGCCCGGCACATCGAATGCCTACACGTACACGGCGGATACGTTCGTGTTCTATCAGCAGAATGGCAAGAAGGACGCGACACCCGGACAGATTGCGCTTGCCAAAACCATCATGTCCGTTGATTTTCAGCAGCAGTTCAGTCTGTACAAGGGTTCCATTCCAGTCAGGCTGGATGTGCCCATGGACAAGTTCGATAGCTGCGCCAAAAAATCGCGCGCAGACGAGCAGGCGACGATTCAATCCGGCGGGTTCCTGCCTTCGTTGGCTTTCGGTGAACTTCAGTCGCCGGTTACTGCGGGTGCAATCACCGACGTCGTGACGAATTTCATGAACTCGAACGAAGATGCGAAAGAGGGCGTACGCAAGCTTGCTGCTGCTGCAAAGGTCAAGTGA
- a CDS encoding ParA family protein, protein MRRVVFNQKGGVGKSTIVCNLAAISAREGLRTLVIDLDAQGNSSQYLLGSRASEVNPTVAGFFETALTFSFKPIDVTSFIHSTPFDNLDIMPAHADLDTLHGKLESRYKIYKLRDALNELDMYDAIYIDTPPALNFYTRSALIAVERCLIPFDCDDFSRRALYTLLDNVKEIQQDHNDALHVEGIVINQFQPRASLPQQLVDELVSEGLPVLDSRLSSSVKIKESHQHAKPVIHLDPRHKLSLEYLALHRELAG, encoded by the coding sequence ATGCGGCGCGTCGTATTCAATCAGAAGGGTGGTGTCGGAAAATCGACCATCGTATGCAACCTGGCGGCGATCAGCGCGCGTGAAGGGCTGCGCACGCTCGTCATCGATCTGGATGCGCAAGGCAATTCGAGCCAGTATCTGCTCGGCTCACGGGCGAGCGAAGTCAATCCCACCGTGGCCGGTTTCTTCGAAACGGCGTTGACGTTCAGCTTCAAGCCCATCGATGTGACGTCGTTCATTCATTCGACGCCATTCGACAATCTGGACATCATGCCCGCGCACGCGGATCTCGACACGCTGCACGGCAAGCTCGAATCGCGCTACAAGATCTACAAGTTGCGCGATGCGCTCAACGAACTCGACATGTACGACGCGATCTACATCGACACGCCGCCTGCGCTGAATTTCTACACACGCTCCGCGCTGATCGCTGTCGAACGCTGTCTGATTCCATTCGACTGCGACGACTTCTCGCGCCGGGCGCTCTATACGCTGCTCGATAACGTGAAGGAAATCCAGCAGGACCACAACGACGCGCTGCATGTCGAAGGCATCGTGATCAACCAGTTCCAGCCGCGCGCGAGCCTGCCGCAGCAACTGGTCGACGAACTGGTGAGCGAAGGCTTGCCCGTGCTCGATTCGCGGCTGTCGTCGTCCGTCAAGATCAAGGAATCGCACCAGCACGCAAAGCCTGTGATTCACCTCGATCCGCGGCATAAGCTGTCGCTCGAGTATCTGGCGCTGCACCGCGAGCTGGCGGGTTAA